In Pararge aegeria chromosome 27, ilParAegt1.1, whole genome shotgun sequence, one genomic interval encodes:
- the LOC120635590 gene encoding translation initiation factor IF-2-like, with product MLSSEASWDAVADFCEEVILQKEAAERVREEDPDAHPLRRTYVTKFKEAASELQAIVEALTTRNEAEETRRLQADNNRLRSELEIIRAEQNAYRRDFTEMKTAMAKEAAREASKMAAEGASAKKAATGAPPASALQADVLEELKASIVAAVGRMLDARFAGIEERLFPERVVRPPLSSDRRGPAPPRTAGAPQAGRGPSGGLGASPASASPGAPPATAGPSRAAPQEETWSEVVTRKNRAKKTPTSNLPTATPKNPSAAAAKPKPKPNLAPPKTAAVVITLAPEAARKGVTYAQVLEQAESRVNLEELGIGAGMRIRRSATGGRLLELPKEQTQDQAEVLAERLRIALEGVAEVVRPTKTVTLRVTGLDDSATAVKVAEAVARAGGCSLTAVKATQVQTGPLGTGWSTVYCPVDAAKKVCDAGRLLVGWSSAGVQALEHRPLRCFRCMGMGHTASLCPSKTDRSKMCYRCGEEGHRHVGCERPLRCAVCADASQPSGHIMGGKSCHPPQGKARVVPSQSDRSGPAQTEDTDMPSNE from the coding sequence GGACGTACGTGACGAAGTTCAAGGAGGCGGCCTCGGAACTCCAGGCCATAGTAGAAGCCCTCACCACGCGGAACGAGGCCGAGGAAACCCGCCGTCTGCAGGCGGATAACAACCGCCTCCGCTCTGAATTGGAGATAATCAGGGCGGAGCAGAATGCGTATCGGCGGGACTTCACTGAAATGAAGACCGCGATGGCCAAGGAGGCAGCGAGGGAGGCCTCGAAGATGGCAGCTGAGGGAGCTTCGGCGAAGAAAGCGGCAACGGGTGCGCCACCTGCTTCGGCCCTGCAGGCGGATGTCCTGGAGGAGTTAAAAGCCTCTATAGTGGCCGCAGTTGGGAGGATGTTGGACGCCCGTTTTGCAGGGATTGAGGAGCGCCTTTTTCCTGAAAGGGTCGTCCGCCCACCGTTGTCCTCAGACAGAAGGGGCCCGGCTCCTCCCCGTACGGCTGGAGCTCCACAGGCAGGTCGGGGCCCCTCGGGCGGCCTCGGAGCGAGCCCGGCCTCAGCGTCACCTGGGGCACCCCCGGCGACGGCGGGCCCCAGCCGAGCAGCGCCGCAGGAAGAAACCTGGTCGGAGGTGGTGACCCGTAAAAACAGGGCCAAAAAGACTCCCACCAGCAATCTCCCGACGGCAACACCGAAGAACCCTTCCGCGGCGGCCGCTAAGCCCAAGCCAAAGCCCAACCTGGCCCCGCCCAAGACTGCAGCCGTAGTAATTACCCTGGCTCCAGAGGCGGCCAGGAAAGGCGTGACCTACGCTCAGGTCTTGGAGCAGGCGGAGAGCAGGGTAAATCTGGAGGAGCTTGGCATTGGCGCGGGGATGCGGATTCGCCGCTCTGCCACCGGGGGCAGGCTACTGGAGTTGCCTAAAGAACAAACTCAGGACCAGGCTGAGGTGCTCGCGGAACGTCTCCGAATAGCATTGGAGGGAGTGGCGGAGGTCGTCCGCCCTACGAAAACGGTGACACTCCGTGTTACCGGGCTGGACGATTCTGCCACGGCAGTAAAGGTTGCGGAGGCGGTGGCTCGGGCAGGGGGCTGCTCGCTCACCGCGGTTAAGGCAACTCAGGTGCAGACGGGCCCCTTGGGAACTGGCTGGTCCACTGTTTACTGCCCAGTGGACGCGGCCAAAAAGGTTTGTGATGCCGGACGCCTGCTGGTGGGCTGGAGCTCAGCAGGAGTCCAGGCACTGGAGCACCGCCCTCTGCGCTGCTTCAGGTGCATGGGTATGGGACACACGGCGTCTTTGTGCCCCTCCAAAACCGACCGGAGCAAGATGTGCTACCGGTGTGGAGAGGAGGGCCACAGGCACGTAGGATGCGAGAGGCCCCTGCGCTGCGCCGTCTGCGCGGACGCATCTCAGCCGTCAGGGCACATCATGGGGGGGAAGAGCTGCCACCCCCCTCAAGGGAAAGCCCGAGTTGTCCCCTCTCAGAGCGACCGAAGTGGCCCAGCGCAGACCGAAGACACTGATATGCCGTCAAATGAATAG